The proteins below come from a single Epinephelus moara isolate mb chromosome 19, YSFRI_EMoa_1.0, whole genome shotgun sequence genomic window:
- the thumpd2 gene encoding THUMP domain-containing protein 2 isoform X2 produces MAEPRSDGSFARYYCTAGNGMETFLMDEVKRKLAAEDVCQMPGKVLFSSSAGINRVSELKAAERLFLLLKQDSPVRLSAHISPAKAASVLQSRLLGDSNQWTSAVMTWSRLQGELAARRTTAKPQSTTLGVTRKREGDRGSEEPQSETVRRGGTSSGETCGGEAQTLEKKRKRDDEDKNAKKEGTSGRERKRRDDEEGRRMVMEFSSCGQKGKEGITSETGLCGRASVCAQATPGPDGTAEDSTVEHDKTTEGGDNTLLQPRRINPEPLSPVSVSFRISCKCTGSLSRFFSTQEVSRVIGVGLSRLLGWRVDLKNPQLEVHVYLSDDHCLLGIPLTRLPLANRSYIKTTGLRSTVAWAMTSLAQIQPGFCVVDPMCGVGTILIEAAQEHKAACFLGTDIDDGQLQKANENVAFAELGNRIHLLKASSMMLPLPSASVDAVVCDLPFGKKFGTKTNMAANLPLILTEMERVLCIGGCLVLLLSPQLSCLLKKLLAQRDTGPASHQETKPQTGIQGCPSPSPTKQPTSQIHREVKSPPTQETDPQSGLQHNLPPSLSSLKHQATFRVSLGVIDGLIHKYVKMDS; encoded by the exons ATGGCTGAACCGAGGAGTGATGGGAGTTTCGCTCGCTACTACTGCACCGCCGGAAACGGGATGGAGACGTTTTTAATGGACGAGGTGAAGCGGAAGCTGGCAGCTGAAGAT gtgtgtcaGATGCCAGGTAAGGTGTTGTTCAGCTCCTCAGCAGGGATCAACAGGGTCAGTGAGCTGAAGGCTGCAGAGAGACTCTTCCTCCTGTTGAAGCAAGACTCACCTGTGCGGCTGTCTGCCCACATCAGCCCAG CAAAAGCAGCCTCTGTGCTGCAGTCCCGACTCTTGGGTGACAGCAATCAGTGGACCAGTGCTGTAATGACATGGAGCCGCCTGCAGGGGGAGCTGGCAGCCAGAAGGACTACTGCCAAACCACAGAGCACTACTCTGGGAGTGACAAGGAAGAGGGAGGGGGACAGAGGGAGTGAAGAGCCTCAGAGTGAGACAGTAAGGAGAGGGGGAACGTCGAGCGGAGAAACCTGTGGAGGTGAAGCCCAGACActggagaaaaagaggaagagggatgatgaagacaaaaatgcaaagaaagaGGGAACATctgggagagaaagaaagagacggGATGAtgaagaggggaggaggatgGTTATGGAGTTTAGTAGCTGTGGACAAAAGGGAAAAGAAGGAATCACATCAGAAACAGGTTTGTGTGGCAGAGCATCAGTGTGTGCCCAAGCAACACCAGGACCAGAC GGCACGGCTGAGGACTCAACTGTGGAACATG ACAAGACTACTGAGGGAGGAGATAACACACTACTGCAGCCCAGGAGGATCAACCCAGAGCCTTTGTCTCCTGTGTCGGTCTCTTTTAGGATCAGCTGCAAGTGTACTGGATCTTTGTCCAGATTCttcagcacacag GAGGTGAGCAGAGTGATTGGAGTAGGTCTGAGCAGACTGCTGGGCTGGAGGGTTGACCTGAAGAATCCACAGCTGGAG GTGCATGTGTATCTGAGTGATGACCACTGCCTGCTGGGGATCCCACTAACCAG GTTACCTCTTGCTAACCGGAGCTACATTAAAACCACAGGACTGAGGTCGACTGTAGCCTGGGCTATGACCTCACTGGCTCAGATACAG CCAGGCTTCTGTGTGGTCGACCCGATGTGTGGGGTGGGAACCATCTTAATAGAAGCAGCACAGGAAcacaag GCTGCCTGTTTCCTGGGTACAGACATTGATGATGGACAGCTGCAGAAGGCCAATGAGAACGTAGCATTTGCAGAGCTGGGAAACAGGATACACCTGCTGAAAGCTTCATCTATGA tgctgCCTCTGCCCAGTGCCAGTGTCGATGCTGTAGTCTGTGACCTGCCATTTGGCAAGAAGTTTggcaccaaaacaaacatggctgccaACCTGCCACTCATCCTCACTGAGATGGAGAG agTCCTCTGTATTGGCGGTTGCCTGGTTCTCCTACTGAGCCCCCAGTTATCCTGTCTCCTGAAAAAACTCCTGGCACAGAGAGATACCGGACCAGCGTCTCACCAGGAAACAAAGCCTCAAACCGGGATACAGGGCTGCCCATCTCCTTCTCCAACAAAGCAGCCGACATCCCAAATCCACCGGGAGGTCAAATCCCCACCTACCCAAGAAACAGACCCTCAGTCTGGGCTGCAGCATAAtctgcctccttctctctcctccctgaAGCACCAGGCAACTTTTAGAGTCAGCTTAGGTGTGATAGATGGACTCATCCATAAATATGTCAAGATGGACTCTTGA
- the thumpd2 gene encoding THUMP domain-containing protein 2 isoform X1, with product MAEPRSDGSFARYYCTAGNGMETFLMDEVKRKLAAEDVCQMPGKVLFSSSAGINRVSELKAAERLFLLLKQDSPVRLSAHISPAKAASVLQSRLLGDSNQWTSAVMTWSRLQGELAARRTTAKPQSTTLGVTRKREGDRGSEEPQSETVRRGGTSSGETCGGEAQTLEKKRKRDDEDKNAKKEGTSGRERKRRDDEEGRRMVMEFSSCGQKGKEGITSETGLCGRASVCAQATPGPDHSVDRSCRRMDGTAEDSTVEHDKTTEGGDNTLLQPRRINPEPLSPVSVSFRISCKCTGSLSRFFSTQEVSRVIGVGLSRLLGWRVDLKNPQLEVHVYLSDDHCLLGIPLTRLPLANRSYIKTTGLRSTVAWAMTSLAQIQPGFCVVDPMCGVGTILIEAAQEHKAACFLGTDIDDGQLQKANENVAFAELGNRIHLLKASSMMLPLPSASVDAVVCDLPFGKKFGTKTNMAANLPLILTEMERVLCIGGCLVLLLSPQLSCLLKKLLAQRDTGPASHQETKPQTGIQGCPSPSPTKQPTSQIHREVKSPPTQETDPQSGLQHNLPPSLSSLKHQATFRVSLGVIDGLIHKYVKMDS from the exons ATGGCTGAACCGAGGAGTGATGGGAGTTTCGCTCGCTACTACTGCACCGCCGGAAACGGGATGGAGACGTTTTTAATGGACGAGGTGAAGCGGAAGCTGGCAGCTGAAGAT gtgtgtcaGATGCCAGGTAAGGTGTTGTTCAGCTCCTCAGCAGGGATCAACAGGGTCAGTGAGCTGAAGGCTGCAGAGAGACTCTTCCTCCTGTTGAAGCAAGACTCACCTGTGCGGCTGTCTGCCCACATCAGCCCAG CAAAAGCAGCCTCTGTGCTGCAGTCCCGACTCTTGGGTGACAGCAATCAGTGGACCAGTGCTGTAATGACATGGAGCCGCCTGCAGGGGGAGCTGGCAGCCAGAAGGACTACTGCCAAACCACAGAGCACTACTCTGGGAGTGACAAGGAAGAGGGAGGGGGACAGAGGGAGTGAAGAGCCTCAGAGTGAGACAGTAAGGAGAGGGGGAACGTCGAGCGGAGAAACCTGTGGAGGTGAAGCCCAGACActggagaaaaagaggaagagggatgatgaagacaaaaatgcaaagaaagaGGGAACATctgggagagaaagaaagagacggGATGAtgaagaggggaggaggatgGTTATGGAGTTTAGTAGCTGTGGACAAAAGGGAAAAGAAGGAATCACATCAGAAACAGGTTTGTGTGGCAGAGCATCAGTGTGTGCCCAAGCAACACCAGGACCAGACCACAGTGTGGACAGAAGCTGCAGGAGGATGGATGGCACGGCTGAGGACTCAACTGTGGAACATG ACAAGACTACTGAGGGAGGAGATAACACACTACTGCAGCCCAGGAGGATCAACCCAGAGCCTTTGTCTCCTGTGTCGGTCTCTTTTAGGATCAGCTGCAAGTGTACTGGATCTTTGTCCAGATTCttcagcacacag GAGGTGAGCAGAGTGATTGGAGTAGGTCTGAGCAGACTGCTGGGCTGGAGGGTTGACCTGAAGAATCCACAGCTGGAG GTGCATGTGTATCTGAGTGATGACCACTGCCTGCTGGGGATCCCACTAACCAG GTTACCTCTTGCTAACCGGAGCTACATTAAAACCACAGGACTGAGGTCGACTGTAGCCTGGGCTATGACCTCACTGGCTCAGATACAG CCAGGCTTCTGTGTGGTCGACCCGATGTGTGGGGTGGGAACCATCTTAATAGAAGCAGCACAGGAAcacaag GCTGCCTGTTTCCTGGGTACAGACATTGATGATGGACAGCTGCAGAAGGCCAATGAGAACGTAGCATTTGCAGAGCTGGGAAACAGGATACACCTGCTGAAAGCTTCATCTATGA tgctgCCTCTGCCCAGTGCCAGTGTCGATGCTGTAGTCTGTGACCTGCCATTTGGCAAGAAGTTTggcaccaaaacaaacatggctgccaACCTGCCACTCATCCTCACTGAGATGGAGAG agTCCTCTGTATTGGCGGTTGCCTGGTTCTCCTACTGAGCCCCCAGTTATCCTGTCTCCTGAAAAAACTCCTGGCACAGAGAGATACCGGACCAGCGTCTCACCAGGAAACAAAGCCTCAAACCGGGATACAGGGCTGCCCATCTCCTTCTCCAACAAAGCAGCCGACATCCCAAATCCACCGGGAGGTCAAATCCCCACCTACCCAAGAAACAGACCCTCAGTCTGGGCTGCAGCATAAtctgcctccttctctctcctccctgaAGCACCAGGCAACTTTTAGAGTCAGCTTAGGTGTGATAGATGGACTCATCCATAAATATGTCAAGATGGACTCTTGA